The Pyrus communis chromosome 9, drPyrComm1.1, whole genome shotgun sequence genome has a segment encoding these proteins:
- the LOC137744744 gene encoding CBL-interacting protein kinase 2-like, whose product MENKGSVLMQRYELGRLLGQGTFAKVHHARNLKTGMNVAIKIIDKERVLKVGMIDQIKREISVMRLIRHPNVVELYEVMASKTKIYFVMEYVKGGELFNKVSKGKLKEDVARKYFQQLISAVDYCHSRGVCHRDLKPENLLLDENENLKVSDFGLSALGESKRQDGLLHTTCGTPAYVAPEVIDRKGYDGAKADIWSCGVVLYVLLAGYLPFHDSNLMEMYRKIGKGEFKFPNWFSPQVRRLQSKIMDPNPNTRISIAKIMQSSWCRKGLVQKPVIAEVPMKEPAPLDVDAIFGANEDSNSSVESKQELSKPSNLNAFDIISYSAGFDLSGLFEQTDQKKEVRFTSNKTASTIISKLEDIAKRLKLKIKKRDGGLLKMEGSTEGRKGVLGIETEIFEITPSFHLVEVKKSSGDTLEYHKAMKKDFRPALKDIVWTWQGEEQQQQQLQEEPPELGQQLPQQQEREPPQLGQQEQQPSLAVPVHAVAP is encoded by the coding sequence atggaaaacaaagggAGCGTGTTGATGCAGCGGTATGAATTGGGGCGATTATTAGGGCAAGGAACCTTTGCCAAGGTTCACCATGCGAGGAACCTTAAAACCGGCATGAATGTTGCTATTAAGATAATTGATAAAGAGAGGGTCTTGAAGGTCGGAATGATAGATCAGATCAAGCGAGAAATTTCTGTCATGCGACTGATTAGACACCCGAATGTTGTGGAGCTTTATGAGGTAATGGCCAGCAAAACCAAGATTTACTTTGTCATGGAGTATGTCAAAGGCGGTGAGCTCTTCAACAAGGTTTCCAAAGGCAAGCTAAAAGAGGATGTGGCTAGGAAATATTTTCAGCAGCTCATCAGTGCTGTTGATTACTGCCATAGTCGAGGAGTCTGCCATCGAGATTTGAAACCAGAAAACCTACTGTTGGATGAGAATGAGAATCTAAAGGTTTCGGATTTTGGATTGAGTGCCCTTGGTGAATCTAAGCGCCAAGATGGTCTGCTTCATACAACCTGTGGAACCCCTGCATACGTTGCTCCAGAAGTAATAGACAGGAAAGGCTATGATGGCGCCAAAGCTGACATTTGGTCATGTGGGGTGGTGTTGTATGTTCTATTGGCTGGCTATCTCCCATTTCACGATTCAAATCTGATGGAGATGTATAGGAAGATTGGTAAGGGTGAATTCAAATTCCCGAACTGGTTTTCTCCGCAAGTACGCAGGTTGCAGTCAAAGATCATGGACCCGAATCCAAATACTCGGATATCCATTGCCAAAATTATGCAGAGTTCTTGGTGCCGGAAGGGACTCGTCCAGAAACCTGTAATTGCTGAGGTACCAATGAAAGAGCCAGCCCCTCTGGATGTTGATGCAATTTTTGGAGCTAATGAAGATAGCAATTCTTCTGTGGAGTCAAAGCAAGAATTATCAAAGCCATCTAACTTGAATGCTTTCGATATCATCTCCTACTCAGCAGGATTTGACTTGTCTGGATTGTTTGAGCAGACAGATCAGAAAAAGGAAGTGCGGTTTACGTCTAACAAAACGGCCTCCACCATCATCTCTAAGCTGGAGGACATTGCCAAGCGTCTGAAACTGAAAATAAAGAAGCGGGATGGAGGGTTGTTGAAAATGGAAGGGTCCACAGAAGGCAGGAAGGGGGTGCTGGGCATTGAAACCGAGATATTTGAAATCACCCCGTCTTTTCATCTGGTAGAAGTAAAGAAGTCTAGTGGAGATACACTGGAGTATCACAAGGCCATGAAGAAAGATTTCAGACCAGCTCTCAAGGACATAGTTTGGACTTGGCAAGGAgaggagcagcagcagcagcaactaCAAGAAGAGCCACCAGAACTCGGGCAGCAGCTGCCGCAGCAACAAGAACGAGAGCCGCCACAGCTAGGGCAGCAAGAGCAACAGCCTTCTCTGGCTGTCCCAGTGCACGCAGTCGCACCCTAG
- the LOC137744762 gene encoding uncharacterized protein encodes MDVRVGVLFLFVLAASWACDARQLTNLDLSVSKSDHQLETQTFQVEEVVGNDNVCTLCEEFAEQALEYISENKTQAEIIEYLHQACHQLRSFNQQCVTLVDYYAPLFFLEVTSLQPSEFCRKVNLCQQVTLFSSQFKEDSCGLCHRAVSEVLVKLKDPDTQLEIIELLLKACNSVENYTKKCKRLVFEYGPLILANAEQFLETTDICTALHACNSNKAGITEHISNLSTS; translated from the exons ATGGACGTGAGAGTTggggttttgtttctttttgtgctGGCAGCTAGTTGGGCTTGTGATGCTAGACAACTGACAAACCTTGATCTCTCAG TTTCAAAGTCAGACCACCAGTTGGAAACTCAAACTTTCCAAGTTGAAGAAGTTGTTGGGAATGATAACGTGTGCACATTGTGTGAGGAGTTTGCTGAGCAAGCACTTGAATACATTAGTGAAAACAAGACCCAGGCGGAGATCATTGAATACCTACATCAGGCTTGCCATCAGTTGCGCTCATTCAACCAGCAG TGTGTCACTTTGGTGGACTATTAtgctcctctcttcttcttagAGGTTACCTCTCTACAACCTTCTGAGTTCTGTCGGAAGGTCAATCTCTGTCAGCAAGTAACTTTGTTTTCTTCACAATTCAAAGAGGATAGCTGTGGATTATGTCACCGTGCTGTTTCAGAAGTGTTGGTTAAGTTGAAGGATCCCGACACGCAG CTGGAGATTATTGAGTTGCTTCTGAAGGCATGCAATTCGGTGGAGAACTATACCAAAAAG TGCAAGAGGCTCGTTTTCGAATATGGCCCCCTCATTCTTGCCAATGCAGAGCAATTCCTCGAAACAACGGACATATGCACTGCGCTTCATGCCTGTAATTCGAACAAAGCTGGCATTACGGAACACATATCCAATCTGTCCACCTCTTAG
- the LOC137745701 gene encoding WEB family protein At2g38370-like isoform X2 yields the protein METGIIGVSESGLDVRKEERVLRAEIDTSAPFESVKEAVSRFGGIGYWKPSQLANKSSEPLRDIEDVDAAKLEEQALELEKDLTLKERETLDVLIELEETKKTIDELKKKLQNEVSEVNVTLEANGGNEYVTPLVNEEDKENHGNGFGRYDSMGGVCPCPSSAPGLILMELKQAKMNLTRTTSDLADIRASVESLNKKLEKERTMLEKTRVRLTSNSLKVLSLEEELNQTKLKLQLAKDGETKGGPANPLDISKELQRLSSETEQFKRMAEAAKLEVLRATSEIEQTGTKIKTAEIRLVAARKMKEAARAVEAVTLAEIKALSYHKSSSGDSFQKRNEVTLSFEEYSALTRKVRDAEELSKNRVTDAMLHVGEANVSKMEILKKVEEATEEVKTSKKELEEALNRVEAANRGKLAVEEALRKWRSHHGQRRRSSVHNSTKFKNPCPSNHGKDLKLRDVNGLNLVSDGATPVLKPTLSIGQILSRKLLLPEEVEMEVAGKIPVKQKVSLGQMLQKQNGDLPSSGKSERESNLKDCSAKRKKSGFARFSLLLTKQSRKKKKPTPNLK from the exons ATGGAGACCGGAATCATCGGAGTGTCGGAGTCGGGTCTGGATGTGAGGAAAGAGGAGAGGGTTTTGAGGGCGGAGATCGATACCTCGGCCCCCTTTGAATCTGTGAAGGAAGCGGTGAGTCGATTCGGTGGAATCGGTTACTGGAAACCCTCTCAGCTTGCTAATAAGTCTTCTGAACCTCTg CGTGACATCGAAGATGTTGACGCTGCAAAACTCGAGGAGCAGGCTTTAGAGTTGGAGAAAGATCTTACATTGAAAGAAAGGGAAACGCTGGATGTTCTAATCGAACTTGAAGAAACCAAAAAGACAATCGATGAGTTGAAAAAGAAGCTACAGAATGAAGTATCTGAAGTGAATGTGACCCTTGAGGCAAATGGAGGTAACGAATACGTGACTCCTCTGGTAAATGAAGAGGATAAGGAAAATCATGGGAATGGGTTTGGTCGTTACGATTCGATGGGCGGTGTGTGCCCCTGCCCTTCTTCAGCTCCAGGTTTAATCTTGATGGAGCTGAAACAGGCGAAAATGAACCTTACAAGGACTACTAGCGATCTTGCTGACATTCGAGCTTCTGTTGAATCATTGaacaagaaattggaaaaagaaagaaccaTGCTTGAGAAAACCCGTGTGAGGCTTACTTCAAATTCTTTGAAAGTGTTGTCTCTTGAAGAAGAGCTAAACCAAACAAAACTAAAGCTACAATTGGCAAAGGATGGTGAAACTAAGGGTGGTCCTGCTAATCCTTTAGATATTTCAAAGGAGCTTCAACGGCTGAGTTCTGAGACCGAGCAGTTCAAACGAATGGCAGAAGCTGCAAAGTTAGAGGTCTTGCGAGCAACGTCTGAGATTGAACAGACAGGAACTAAGATAAAAACAGCTGAAATCAGGTTGGTTGCTGCGAGAAAAATGAAAGAGGCAGCTAGAGCGGTAGAAGCAGTGACCCTAGCGGAGATTAAGGCTCTATCGTACCACAAGAGTTCATCTGGAGATTCATTTCAGAAACGCAACGAAGTAACTCTTTCATTCGAGGAGTACTCAGCATTAACCCGCAAAGTTCGAGATGCGGAGGAGCTTTCTAAGAATAGGGTGACAGATGCTATGCTTCATGTTGGAGAAGCAAATGTATCAAAAATGGAAATCTTGAAGAAGGTAGAGGAAGCAACCGAAGAAGTCAAAACCAGTAAAAAGGAACTGGAAGAAGCTCTGAACAGAGTGGAGGCTGCAAATAGGGGGAAACTAGCAGTTGAAGAAGCACTTCGCAAATGGAGATCCCATCACGGTCAAAGAAGACGTTCTTCTGTACACAACTCTACGAAGTTCAAAAATCCATGCCCATCTAATCACGGGAAAGATTTGAAATTACGGGATGTGAATGGTCTGAATCTTGTTAGTGACGGGGCAACGCCTGTGTTGAAGCCAACTTTGTCGATAGGACAAATACTAAGCAGGAAACTGCTTTTGCCGGAAGAGGTTGAAATGGAGGTGGCCGGAAAAATCCCTGTAAAACAGAAGGTGTCGCTGGGACAAATGCTGCAGAAACAAAATGGCGATCTACCCTCTTCTGGGAAGTCCGAGAGGGAAAGCAATCTCAAGGACTGTTCTGCTAAGAGAAAGAAGTCTGGATTTGCTCGATTCTCGCTACTCTTGACAAAGCAAagcaggaaaaagaagaagccaACTCCAAACTTGAAGTAA
- the LOC137745701 gene encoding WEB family protein At2g38370-like isoform X1 — protein METGIIGVSESGLDVRKEERVLRAEIDTSAPFESVKEAVSRFGGIGYWKPSQLANKSSEPLQRDIEDVDAAKLEEQALELEKDLTLKERETLDVLIELEETKKTIDELKKKLQNEVSEVNVTLEANGGNEYVTPLVNEEDKENHGNGFGRYDSMGGVCPCPSSAPGLILMELKQAKMNLTRTTSDLADIRASVESLNKKLEKERTMLEKTRVRLTSNSLKVLSLEEELNQTKLKLQLAKDGETKGGPANPLDISKELQRLSSETEQFKRMAEAAKLEVLRATSEIEQTGTKIKTAEIRLVAARKMKEAARAVEAVTLAEIKALSYHKSSSGDSFQKRNEVTLSFEEYSALTRKVRDAEELSKNRVTDAMLHVGEANVSKMEILKKVEEATEEVKTSKKELEEALNRVEAANRGKLAVEEALRKWRSHHGQRRRSSVHNSTKFKNPCPSNHGKDLKLRDVNGLNLVSDGATPVLKPTLSIGQILSRKLLLPEEVEMEVAGKIPVKQKVSLGQMLQKQNGDLPSSGKSERESNLKDCSAKRKKSGFARFSLLLTKQSRKKKKPTPNLK, from the exons ATGGAGACCGGAATCATCGGAGTGTCGGAGTCGGGTCTGGATGTGAGGAAAGAGGAGAGGGTTTTGAGGGCGGAGATCGATACCTCGGCCCCCTTTGAATCTGTGAAGGAAGCGGTGAGTCGATTCGGTGGAATCGGTTACTGGAAACCCTCTCAGCTTGCTAATAAGTCTTCTGAACCTCTg CAGCGTGACATCGAAGATGTTGACGCTGCAAAACTCGAGGAGCAGGCTTTAGAGTTGGAGAAAGATCTTACATTGAAAGAAAGGGAAACGCTGGATGTTCTAATCGAACTTGAAGAAACCAAAAAGACAATCGATGAGTTGAAAAAGAAGCTACAGAATGAAGTATCTGAAGTGAATGTGACCCTTGAGGCAAATGGAGGTAACGAATACGTGACTCCTCTGGTAAATGAAGAGGATAAGGAAAATCATGGGAATGGGTTTGGTCGTTACGATTCGATGGGCGGTGTGTGCCCCTGCCCTTCTTCAGCTCCAGGTTTAATCTTGATGGAGCTGAAACAGGCGAAAATGAACCTTACAAGGACTACTAGCGATCTTGCTGACATTCGAGCTTCTGTTGAATCATTGaacaagaaattggaaaaagaaagaaccaTGCTTGAGAAAACCCGTGTGAGGCTTACTTCAAATTCTTTGAAAGTGTTGTCTCTTGAAGAAGAGCTAAACCAAACAAAACTAAAGCTACAATTGGCAAAGGATGGTGAAACTAAGGGTGGTCCTGCTAATCCTTTAGATATTTCAAAGGAGCTTCAACGGCTGAGTTCTGAGACCGAGCAGTTCAAACGAATGGCAGAAGCTGCAAAGTTAGAGGTCTTGCGAGCAACGTCTGAGATTGAACAGACAGGAACTAAGATAAAAACAGCTGAAATCAGGTTGGTTGCTGCGAGAAAAATGAAAGAGGCAGCTAGAGCGGTAGAAGCAGTGACCCTAGCGGAGATTAAGGCTCTATCGTACCACAAGAGTTCATCTGGAGATTCATTTCAGAAACGCAACGAAGTAACTCTTTCATTCGAGGAGTACTCAGCATTAACCCGCAAAGTTCGAGATGCGGAGGAGCTTTCTAAGAATAGGGTGACAGATGCTATGCTTCATGTTGGAGAAGCAAATGTATCAAAAATGGAAATCTTGAAGAAGGTAGAGGAAGCAACCGAAGAAGTCAAAACCAGTAAAAAGGAACTGGAAGAAGCTCTGAACAGAGTGGAGGCTGCAAATAGGGGGAAACTAGCAGTTGAAGAAGCACTTCGCAAATGGAGATCCCATCACGGTCAAAGAAGACGTTCTTCTGTACACAACTCTACGAAGTTCAAAAATCCATGCCCATCTAATCACGGGAAAGATTTGAAATTACGGGATGTGAATGGTCTGAATCTTGTTAGTGACGGGGCAACGCCTGTGTTGAAGCCAACTTTGTCGATAGGACAAATACTAAGCAGGAAACTGCTTTTGCCGGAAGAGGTTGAAATGGAGGTGGCCGGAAAAATCCCTGTAAAACAGAAGGTGTCGCTGGGACAAATGCTGCAGAAACAAAATGGCGATCTACCCTCTTCTGGGAAGTCCGAGAGGGAAAGCAATCTCAAGGACTGTTCTGCTAAGAGAAAGAAGTCTGGATTTGCTCGATTCTCGCTACTCTTGACAAAGCAAagcaggaaaaagaagaagccaACTCCAAACTTGAAGTAA
- the LOC137744239 gene encoding secreted RxLR effector protein 161-like has translation MLEPEVPYLSEICALLYLAQCIKPDIFFAVNFLARYNNAPTCGHWTGVKDIFRYLKGTTDLGLFYPYRSSNDVALSASRVNSHLVGYVDVGYLSDLHKARSQTAYVFTIGGIAISWRSTKQTLVATSSNHAEILALHEVTWECFWLRAVVGHIRSSCDLYPAVDVSIMIFEDNAACIE, from the coding sequence AtgttggagcctgaagttccttatctaagtgagatatgtgctttattgtacttagctcaatgcattaAACCCGACATCTTCTTCGCTGTTAAttttttggcaagatacaataATGCACCAACATGCGGACATTGGACTGGCGTGAAAGACATCTtccgttaccttaagggtactacggatttgggcttgttctatccctacaGATCCTCGAATGATGTTGCACTCTCTGCTTCTCGAGTCAATTCTcaccttgttggttatgttgatgTAGGATACTTGTCTGATCTGCACAAGGCGCGTTCTCAAACAGCTTATGTCTTTACCATCGGTGGCattgcaatatcttggaggtcaactaaacagaccttagttgccacttcgtcaaaccatgctgaaattctcgccttacatgaagtaacttgggaatgcttttggttaagaGCAGTAGTGGGTcatattcgaagctcctgcGATCTTTATCCCGCAGTTGATGTCTCGATaatgatctttgaagacaatgcagcatgcatcgaataa